The following coding sequences are from one Leptospiraceae bacterium window:
- a CDS encoding acetate kinase codes for MKILVINTGSSSIKYQLFEMNDKSVLASGLIERIGEKTAKHKFSSVNLKESIVIEKSIPDHETGISEMDELLTATKDGVIKNSSEISAIGHRVVHGGETFTKPTIIDEDVIKAIESNVPLAPLHNPGNLSGIYAAKKFFKGVPNVAVFDTAFHQTMPEGNYRYAIPNEYYEKYKIRRYGFHGTSHQYVSKLTAQFLNKPIESVNLITLHLGNGASVCSIKNGKSFDTSMGMTPLEGLIMGTRTGDLDPAIPFFMADHVKLSYKEIDTLLNKQSGLKGISALNDMRDILAKKAEGDKNAKLAIEMYVKRIRKYIGAYLVGLDGKLDAIVFTAGIGENATEIRKLCMEDLSSLGIELDENKNNASSKQVREINTEKSKIKILVCPTNEELEIAQQAKDVIEAN; via the coding sequence ATGAAAATACTTGTAATCAACACAGGAAGCTCTTCTATTAAATACCAATTATTCGAAATGAATGACAAATCAGTATTAGCCTCTGGACTCATAGAAAGAATTGGAGAAAAGACTGCAAAGCATAAATTCAGCTCTGTGAATCTAAAAGAAAGTATCGTCATAGAAAAATCAATCCCCGATCACGAGACAGGAATCAGTGAAATGGATGAGTTATTGACTGCCACTAAAGACGGAGTGATTAAAAACTCTTCAGAAATTTCTGCCATTGGTCATAGAGTCGTGCATGGAGGAGAAACATTTACCAAACCTACGATCATCGACGAAGATGTTATTAAAGCTATAGAGTCTAATGTTCCACTCGCCCCACTCCACAATCCAGGAAATCTTTCCGGTATCTATGCAGCTAAGAAATTCTTTAAAGGAGTTCCAAACGTAGCCGTATTTGATACAGCCTTTCACCAGACAATGCCTGAAGGTAATTACCGTTATGCAATTCCAAATGAATACTACGAAAAATACAAAATTCGTCGGTATGGATTTCATGGAACTTCGCATCAATATGTTTCTAAACTAACGGCACAGTTTCTAAACAAACCAATTGAGAGTGTAAACTTGATTACCCTCCACTTAGGAAACGGTGCGAGTGTTTGCTCGATTAAAAACGGAAAGAGCTTTGATACTTCCATGGGTATGACTCCACTCGAAGGTCTTATCATGGGAACAAGAACGGGAGATTTAGATCCTGCGATTCCTTTTTTTATGGCAGACCATGTAAAGCTTTCTTATAAAGAAATTGATACACTTCTAAACAAACAAAGCGGATTAAAGGGAATATCCGCTCTAAATGACATGAGAGATATTTTAGCAAAGAAAGCAGAAGGCGACAAAAATGCAAAGCTTGCCATTGAAATGTATGTAAAGCGAATTCGAAAATACATTGGAGCCTATTTAGTTGGACTCGATGGAAAATTAGACGCGATTGTTTTCACTGCGGGCATTGGCGAGAACGCAACAGAAATTCGAAAACTTTGTATGGAAGATTTATCCTCTCTCGGAATTGAATTAGATGAAAATAAAAACAATGCGAGTAGTAAACAAGTTCGTGAAATAAATACTGAGAAAAGTAAAATTAAAATTCTTGTTTGCCCCACAAATGAAGAACTAGAAATTGCCCAACAGGCAAAAGATGTGATTGAAGCAAATTAA
- the ribE gene encoding 6,7-dimethyl-8-ribityllumazine synthase produces the protein MPYQELIGSLNATGQKHAIVVSRFNEFITESLLKGALDSLYRHGVKEEDITVVRVPGAYEIPLTADKLAKSKKYDSVICIGAVIRGSTSHYDFVAGESAKVGNIGLQNSIPVIFGVLTTENIEQAIERAGTKAGNKGAEAATTAIEMVNLLKQI, from the coding sequence ATGCCATACCAAGAATTAATTGGAAGCTTAAATGCTACAGGACAGAAACACGCAATCGTTGTTTCTAGATTCAACGAGTTCATTACAGAAAGCCTTTTAAAAGGAGCCTTAGACTCTTTATATCGCCATGGAGTCAAGGAAGAAGACATTACAGTTGTCAGAGTTCCAGGTGCTTATGAAATTCCACTTACAGCAGACAAGCTTGCTAAATCGAAAAAATATGACTCAGTTATTTGTATAGGAGCTGTAATTCGTGGCTCTACATCGCATTACGATTTCGTAGCCGGCGAATCAGCGAAAGTGGGAAACATTGGCTTACAAAATTCCATTCCTGTCATTTTCGGGGTACTTACTACAGAGAATATTGAACAAGCTATTGAACGTGCAGGAACAAAAGCAGGCAATAAAGGGGCAGAAGCAGCCACAACCGCAATAGAGATGGTCAATCTCTTAAAACAAATCTAA
- the aceE gene encoding pyruvate dehydrogenase (acetyl-transferring), homodimeric type codes for MSATPEQSITNAKQVDVDPVETKEWLEALNGVIAVEGTDRAAYLIDKQIEFARVNGVVQPFQAETPYINTIPVEHQVPLPGNQAVERTIRAYTRWNAMAMVLRANEDSNVGGHISSFQSAATLYDIGYNHFWHAPSETHGGDLIYVQGHCAPGIYSRAFLLGRLTEEELINFRQEVDGKGISSYPHPWLMPDFWQFPTVSMGLGPIMAIYQARFMKYMQTRELIKTEPRKVWAFLGDGETDEPESLGAIGMAGREKLDNLIFVINCNLQRLDGPVRGNGSIIQELESEFRGAGWNVIKVIWGRHWDILFARDKKGLLMKRLGEIVDGEYQTFRSKNGAYIREHVFNTPELQALVADWSDEDVWNLNRGGHDVHKVYAAYHQAVNHTGQPTVILAKTVKGYWMGSSGQAMNIAHQQKHMSDVDVKAFRDHFKIPVTDDQLHKLPFVKFAENSPEMNYMRARRNELGGYLPQRRKKGDTLKVPGLDAFASLLEATTDARELSTTMAFVRILNILLKDKEIGKRIVPIVPDESRTFGMEGLFRQLGIWNQMGQLYTPQDKDQLMFYREDKKGQVLQEGINEAGAMSDWIAAATAYSTHGVAMIPFFIFYSMFGFQRVGDLCWAAGDMRSRGFLLGGTSGRTTLNGEGLQHEDGHSHLWSATIPNCISYDPTFSFELAVILQDGLKRMYQDQEDVFYYITVMNENYPHPGLPKGEEKNILKGMYQLTKSKDAKLKVQLLGSGTIFREVIAASEMLRNDWGVESDIWGCPSFTELGRDWNTVSRNNLLNPEGKMQISHVEACLKDTKGPVIAATDYIRMFAEQIRPAIQNAGKRYSVLGTDGFGRSDTREKLRHFFEVDRKWVTIAALKALADEGQIEYKKVSEAIKKYGIDPKKPNPLTV; via the coding sequence ATGTCTGCAACACCAGAACAATCAATTACAAATGCAAAACAAGTGGATGTAGATCCAGTTGAAACAAAAGAGTGGCTTGAGGCTCTTAATGGAGTCATCGCAGTCGAAGGCACTGACCGAGCCGCTTACCTCATTGACAAGCAAATAGAATTTGCAAGAGTCAATGGAGTTGTGCAGCCATTCCAAGCTGAAACTCCATACATCAATACAATCCCAGTTGAACACCAAGTTCCTCTTCCGGGTAATCAAGCAGTGGAAAGAACAATTCGTGCTTACACTCGCTGGAATGCAATGGCAATGGTTCTTCGGGCTAATGAGGACTCGAATGTGGGTGGACATATTTCTTCTTTCCAATCCGCAGCAACGTTATACGATATAGGATACAATCATTTTTGGCACGCTCCTTCTGAAACACATGGAGGAGATTTAATCTATGTGCAAGGACATTGTGCTCCCGGAATTTATTCCCGTGCATTTTTATTGGGGCGTTTAACTGAAGAAGAGTTAATCAACTTTCGCCAGGAGGTTGACGGAAAGGGTATTTCTAGTTATCCGCACCCGTGGCTCATGCCTGACTTCTGGCAATTCCCAACTGTGTCAATGGGACTTGGTCCTATCATGGCAATCTACCAGGCACGTTTCATGAAATACATGCAGACTAGAGAATTAATAAAAACCGAACCTCGAAAAGTCTGGGCTTTTCTAGGTGATGGAGAAACAGATGAGCCTGAGTCGTTAGGCGCTATAGGAATGGCAGGAAGAGAAAAATTAGACAACTTAATTTTTGTAATCAACTGTAACCTGCAAAGACTAGACGGACCTGTTCGCGGAAATGGAAGTATTATCCAAGAACTAGAAAGCGAATTTAGAGGTGCTGGCTGGAATGTTATCAAAGTAATCTGGGGAAGACATTGGGATATTCTTTTTGCGCGTGATAAGAAAGGACTCCTTATGAAACGACTTGGAGAAATTGTAGATGGAGAATACCAGACCTTCCGATCTAAGAACGGAGCCTACATTCGCGAGCATGTTTTTAACACTCCCGAATTACAGGCGTTAGTCGCTGATTGGTCAGACGAAGATGTATGGAATCTGAACCGAGGTGGACACGATGTTCACAAAGTATATGCAGCGTATCACCAAGCAGTAAATCACACGGGGCAACCTACCGTTATTCTCGCAAAGACTGTAAAAGGCTATTGGATGGGAAGCTCGGGACAAGCTATGAACATTGCTCACCAACAAAAGCATATGAGTGACGTGGATGTAAAAGCATTTAGAGATCATTTTAAAATTCCTGTAACAGATGACCAATTGCACAAACTTCCCTTTGTAAAATTTGCAGAGAATAGCCCCGAAATGAATTATATGCGGGCTCGTCGAAATGAGTTAGGCGGATATTTACCTCAGAGAAGAAAAAAAGGAGACACTCTCAAAGTTCCTGGCTTAGACGCGTTTGCCTCACTATTAGAAGCAACAACAGATGCAAGAGAGCTTTCTACTACAATGGCATTTGTGCGCATACTCAATATTCTCCTCAAAGACAAAGAGATTGGAAAGAGAATTGTGCCAATCGTTCCCGATGAATCTAGAACCTTTGGTATGGAAGGACTCTTTAGACAACTCGGAATCTGGAATCAAATGGGTCAGCTCTATACCCCACAGGACAAAGACCAACTTATGTTCTATCGCGAAGACAAAAAAGGGCAAGTCTTACAAGAAGGAATCAATGAAGCAGGAGCTATGAGTGATTGGATTGCAGCGGCTACTGCGTATTCAACGCATGGTGTGGCGATGATTCCATTTTTTATTTTCTATTCTATGTTTGGATTTCAAAGAGTGGGAGATTTATGCTGGGCTGCCGGTGATATGAGAAGCCGTGGATTTTTACTTGGTGGAACATCCGGGCGCACTACTCTCAATGGAGAAGGCTTACAACACGAAGACGGGCACAGTCATCTATGGAGTGCAACCATTCCAAATTGTATTAGCTATGATCCAACGTTTAGTTTTGAACTAGCGGTCATTTTACAAGATGGATTAAAAAGAATGTATCAAGACCAGGAAGACGTATTCTATTACATCACTGTGATGAACGAGAATTATCCGCATCCGGGTCTACCTAAGGGAGAAGAAAAAAATATCCTGAAAGGTATGTATCAACTTACTAAATCAAAAGATGCAAAACTAAAAGTGCAACTTCTAGGAAGTGGAACTATTTTTAGAGAAGTAATTGCAGCTTCCGAAATGCTAAGAAATGATTGGGGAGTAGAAAGTGATATCTGGGGATGTCCGAGTTTTACCGAACTAGGTCGCGACTGGAATACAGTAAGCAGAAATAATTTGCTAAACCCAGAGGGGAAAATGCAAATTAGCCACGTAGAAGCTTGCCTCAAAGACACAAAAGGTCCCGTGATTGCGGCAACTGATTATATTAGAATGTTTGCCGAGCAAATTCGTCCTGCGATTCAAAACGCTGGCAAGAGATACTCTGTTCTTGGAACTGACGGCTTTGGAAGATCGGACACAAGAGAAAAGCTTCGTCACTTCTTTGAAGTAGACAGAAAGTGGGTGACCATTGCGGCACTCAAAGCCCTTGCAGATGAAGGTCAAATTGAATACAAAAAAGTTTCCGAGGCAATTAAGAAATACGGAATTGATCCTAAGAAACCAAATCCATTAACAGTGTGA
- a CDS encoding tetratricopeptide repeat protein, whose translation MEPIKKNRLKFESVEPETNPNVTQYETDEYSTMQLRRQTATNPIPWILFFLLLLLVIGGTTWYYFFANKNSLEPFAKGDLAEDKSGGLDRILERPYMPSSSTNPRLAECITLYLERYQKKAETKCEEFLNRPESDQDKSIALTVLGVIFDEKGRYPQAIEYLRKAVAYDPKNIYAYYDLAVAYKHDGRLADARTTIQRAKELAPNDAKVSLLAGNLLYDANDPKAAMESFKDGLSNTPNDPSLAYNLALAQYKQGMIPEAIENFRKAIQSGGTGQIAELAHGHLGSIFYYREDMNGAEHHFRQAIAIKPNDSRYLYNLGVVLLKKKNTEEAVSFLQKALDAGATDPEIYRFIAESFEDLKMYDNAIASLEKALRLRPDDVDTLIQLADLYYNHGNLSQAEETFRKVIRVTPGDSNTESARVNLGIILDDMERYGEAIIEFEKALELNPKNENAYYNLGIAYKHAGQPTKALESWRKASAINPSETKHREAIADYYLESNYLDEAAREYEEIAKANQYNYKVRLKLADSYFKRQQLDLAEKNLIFVLNHSKNGDEIKLAHRKLALVYSEGDSKNKTKAKDEAYRGSHIDPDDMEGRLVLAKVLIDSNSLMDREKAIDELTAIIRSDVKPKLAAKAYNYLGVCFYKNHEYKKALREFQNAIDLDPNLTDAYDNKRAARAEYETSIQSKQTAY comes from the coding sequence ATGGAACCAATCAAAAAAAATAGACTCAAGTTTGAATCAGTAGAACCTGAAACCAATCCAAATGTTACTCAATACGAAACAGATGAATATTCCACAATGCAACTTAGGCGGCAGACAGCAACGAATCCTATTCCGTGGATTCTTTTTTTTCTGCTGCTACTCTTAGTAATAGGGGGCACAACTTGGTATTATTTTTTTGCAAATAAAAATTCTTTAGAGCCTTTTGCAAAAGGTGATTTAGCAGAAGACAAATCCGGTGGTCTAGACAGAATTTTAGAAAGACCCTATATGCCTTCTAGCTCTACAAATCCTAGGCTAGCAGAGTGTATTACTCTCTATTTGGAAAGATACCAAAAGAAAGCTGAAACAAAATGTGAAGAATTCTTGAATCGACCGGAATCAGACCAAGATAAATCCATTGCCTTAACTGTCCTCGGCGTTATCTTTGACGAAAAGGGACGTTATCCACAGGCAATTGAATACTTACGTAAAGCAGTAGCCTATGATCCAAAGAATATTTATGCCTACTACGACTTGGCTGTTGCCTATAAACATGATGGTAGACTTGCCGATGCGAGAACAACGATTCAAAGAGCAAAGGAATTAGCGCCGAATGATGCAAAGGTTTCTTTATTAGCAGGAAACTTACTCTACGATGCAAATGATCCGAAAGCAGCAATGGAATCCTTTAAGGATGGTCTTTCCAATACTCCAAACGATCCATCTCTAGCATACAATTTGGCTCTTGCCCAATACAAACAAGGCATGATTCCCGAAGCCATAGAAAACTTCCGAAAAGCGATTCAAAGTGGAGGCACTGGGCAAATCGCCGAATTGGCACATGGTCATTTGGGATCAATTTTCTATTACCGGGAAGATATGAATGGGGCAGAGCATCACTTCCGCCAAGCCATTGCAATCAAACCAAATGATTCTCGATACCTGTATAACCTAGGTGTAGTCCTTCTAAAGAAGAAGAACACGGAAGAAGCTGTTTCTTTTCTACAAAAGGCTTTGGACGCAGGAGCAACTGATCCTGAAATCTACCGCTTTATCGCAGAGTCTTTTGAAGACTTAAAAATGTATGACAATGCAATTGCTTCTTTAGAAAAAGCTTTACGTCTACGTCCTGATGATGTGGACACTTTAATCCAATTGGCTGATCTTTATTACAACCATGGCAACTTGAGTCAGGCGGAAGAAACTTTTAGAAAAGTAATTCGCGTTACTCCAGGAGATTCTAATACTGAATCTGCACGGGTAAACCTGGGTATTATATTGGATGATATGGAGAGATACGGGGAAGCAATCATAGAGTTCGAAAAGGCATTGGAATTAAACCCAAAAAACGAAAATGCATACTACAATCTAGGGATTGCCTATAAACACGCCGGTCAACCTACAAAAGCTTTGGAAAGTTGGAGAAAAGCAAGTGCCATCAATCCTTCCGAAACCAAGCATAGAGAAGCAATCGCCGACTATTACCTGGAAAGCAATTATTTAGACGAAGCCGCCCGCGAATACGAAGAAATCGCCAAAGCAAACCAATACAATTACAAAGTCAGATTAAAGCTGGCTGATTCCTACTTCAAAAGACAGCAACTAGATTTGGCTGAAAAGAATCTAATCTTCGTTCTAAATCACTCTAAAAACGGCGATGAAATTAAGCTTGCTCATAGAAAACTCGCCCTAGTTTATTCGGAAGGCGATTCCAAGAACAAAACTAAGGCAAAAGATGAGGCATACCGTGGCTCACATATTGATCCAGATGATATGGAAGGAAGACTAGTCCTAGCGAAAGTCCTAATAGACTCAAATTCCCTTATGGATAGAGAAAAAGCCATTGATGAGCTAACTGCTATCATCAGGTCAGATGTAAAGCCAAAGCTAGCAGCCAAAGCTTATAACTATCTTGGAGTTTGCTTTTATAAAAATCATGAATATAAGAAAGCTTTGCGGGAATTTCAAAATGCAATTGATTTAGATCCAAATCTAACCGATGCTTATGATAACAAGAGAGCTGCAAGAGCAGAATACGAGACAAGCATTCAGAGCAAGCAAACGGCTTACTAA
- the nusB gene encoding transcription antitermination factor NusB → MASRHKSRSVTLQALYQIELTGVSIGDALSFSWYDKVLEAEEKELATQLIKGVVKNWDLLDTIIKSYSKNWDFERISVVNRCILRLSIYSLINQRDIPPKVVINEAIELTREFEAETAVSFINGILDAVYKDELAKLSGD, encoded by the coding sequence ATGGCATCTAGACATAAAAGCCGTTCTGTAACCCTACAAGCTCTTTACCAGATTGAATTAACTGGTGTGTCGATCGGAGATGCACTCAGCTTTAGCTGGTATGACAAAGTACTCGAGGCAGAAGAAAAAGAACTTGCGACCCAATTAATTAAAGGTGTTGTGAAAAATTGGGATTTACTCGATACAATAATAAAGTCCTATTCTAAAAACTGGGATTTCGAGCGCATATCAGTTGTTAATCGCTGCATATTGCGTTTGTCCATTTATAGCTTGATCAACCAGAGAGATATTCCTCCGAAGGTTGTGATTAATGAAGCGATAGAGCTTACGAGAGAGTTTGAAGCAGAGACTGCCGTATCCTTTATCAATGGAATTCTAGATGCAGTTTATAAGGATGAATTAGCCAAGCTCAGCGGAGATTAG
- the aceF gene encoding dihydrolipoyllysine-residue acetyltransferase encodes MAKLIDVKIPDIGDYSDIPVIEVHVKAGDMVDAEQSLITLESDKASMDVPSPAAGIVKEIKIKIGDKVSKDHTFLILEADESTSTVAATPSKPTPPPVQQIAPTPPQAVKEAPQVQAQAVTHDTISGTSHASPSVRKYARELGVDITQVKGTGPKGRITQEDVQKFVKSVMSGQTSVGAGTQGSGLNLLPWPKVDFSKFGSTTRQPLSRIKKISAANLSRNWIVIPSVTYHEDADITDLEAFRNDTNKQNEKAGIKITMLSFIIKACVAGLKKFPEFNSSLDGDDLVLKEYFHIGFAADTPNGLVVPVIKDADKKGIYEIAKDAGELAKLAREGKLKPEQMQGACFTISSLGGIGGTYFSPIINAPEVAILGVSKASIKPVWNGKEFIPRLICPLSLTADHRVIDGVLGTKFNVYIAELLADFRRVVL; translated from the coding sequence ATGGCAAAACTAATTGATGTTAAAATTCCCGATATAGGGGATTACAGTGATATACCTGTAATTGAAGTTCATGTAAAAGCAGGTGACATGGTAGATGCAGAGCAATCGCTTATTACTCTCGAGTCTGATAAGGCAAGTATGGATGTTCCTTCTCCGGCAGCGGGAATTGTAAAAGAAATAAAAATTAAAATTGGCGATAAGGTTTCGAAAGATCATACCTTCTTGATTTTAGAAGCTGATGAGTCTACTTCTACAGTAGCGGCTACTCCGTCTAAGCCTACACCTCCTCCTGTGCAACAGATAGCGCCTACTCCACCGCAAGCAGTTAAGGAAGCTCCTCAAGTTCAGGCGCAAGCGGTTACTCATGATACTATCTCAGGCACAAGTCATGCAAGTCCAAGTGTGCGAAAGTATGCAAGGGAGCTTGGAGTTGATATAACCCAAGTCAAAGGAACAGGACCGAAAGGAAGAATTACACAAGAAGATGTGCAAAAGTTTGTGAAGTCAGTCATGAGCGGACAAACCTCAGTTGGCGCTGGGACACAGGGTTCTGGCTTAAACCTATTACCCTGGCCTAAGGTGGATTTCAGTAAATTTGGCTCAACTACAAGACAGCCGCTTTCTAGAATTAAAAAAATCTCTGCGGCAAATCTTTCTCGCAACTGGATAGTCATTCCATCTGTCACCTACCACGAAGATGCAGACATTACTGATTTAGAAGCATTTAGAAATGATACAAACAAACAAAACGAAAAAGCTGGAATTAAAATTACAATGCTTTCGTTTATCATCAAAGCTTGTGTCGCGGGACTAAAAAAATTCCCTGAATTCAATAGCTCACTCGATGGAGATGATTTAGTTTTAAAAGAATATTTCCATATTGGATTTGCAGCAGATACTCCAAACGGTCTTGTTGTTCCTGTGATTAAAGATGCGGATAAAAAAGGAATTTATGAAATTGCAAAAGACGCCGGAGAGCTTGCAAAACTTGCAAGAGAAGGAAAGCTTAAGCCAGAACAAATGCAAGGTGCTTGCTTTACTATTTCGTCGTTAGGCGGTATAGGTGGGACGTATTTTTCTCCAATCATAAATGCACCGGAAGTTGCAATTCTTGGAGTGAGTAAAGCTTCAATAAAACCGGTTTGGAATGGAAAAGAATTTATCCCAAGACTGATTTGTCCTCTTTCTCTGACAGCAGACCATCGCGTAATTGATGGAGTGCTTGGAACAAAATTTAACGTGTATATCGCGGAGTTACTCGCAGATTTCCGCAGAGTGGTATTGTAA
- the lpdA gene encoding dihydrolipoyl dehydrogenase has protein sequence MAEKEIKVPDIGDFDVVPIIEIFIKPGDIVQKEQALLVLESDKASMEIPSDEAGKIVSVAVKVGDKVGKGQVIAVIEVASTASTTQAPNTNIPPKAETPKPQAVTTPLPAGSYNGKVDHECEMVVLGAGPGGYSAAFRSADLGMSTVLIERYPTIGGVCLNVGCIPSKALLHTAAVMEEVKSMAAHGIVYGDPKLDIDKLRAHKDSVVGKLTTGLAGMAKMRKVKIIRGYGKFIDANHIEVDLTEGTGQKITGKKEIIRFQKSIIAAGSQSVKLPFLPVDPRVVDSTGALLLKSVPKRMLVIGGGIIGLEMATVYSTLGARIDIAEMMDGLMAGADRDLQRVWERKNAHRFDKVMLKTRASKAEAKPDGIHVSFEGENAPSSPEVYDLVLVAVGRTPNGKKLDADKAGVAVTDRGFVPADNQQRTNVSHIFAIGDIIGQPMLAHKAVHEAHVAAEAAFGMKSYFDAKQIPSVAYTDPEVAWAGITEEQCKEKGIKYKKGHFPWSASGRAIANTRDEGFTKLLFDEETHRIIGGGIVGTHAGDLIGEVCLAIEMGADAIDIGKTIHPHPTLGESIGMAAEIAHGTCTDVPPQKK, from the coding sequence ATGGCAGAAAAAGAAATTAAAGTTCCAGACATTGGAGATTTTGATGTAGTTCCTATTATCGAAATTTTTATTAAGCCAGGGGATATTGTCCAAAAAGAACAAGCTCTATTGGTATTAGAATCAGACAAAGCTTCCATGGAAATTCCATCAGATGAAGCAGGTAAAATTGTATCAGTCGCAGTAAAAGTCGGTGATAAAGTTGGAAAAGGGCAAGTAATCGCAGTAATCGAAGTCGCCTCAACTGCAAGCACGACCCAAGCGCCTAATACAAATATTCCACCAAAGGCAGAGACTCCCAAACCACAAGCGGTTACTACTCCTTTACCCGCAGGTTCATACAATGGAAAAGTCGATCACGAATGTGAAATGGTAGTTTTGGGTGCAGGACCCGGTGGATACAGTGCTGCCTTCAGAAGCGCTGATCTCGGAATGAGCACTGTGTTAATTGAGCGTTATCCTACAATCGGGGGAGTATGTTTAAATGTGGGTTGTATTCCCTCTAAAGCACTACTTCACACGGCGGCTGTTATGGAGGAAGTAAAATCAATGGCGGCACATGGGATTGTTTATGGAGATCCAAAACTTGACATTGATAAACTAAGAGCACACAAAGATTCAGTTGTGGGAAAACTCACTACGGGTCTTGCTGGAATGGCAAAGATGCGCAAAGTGAAGATTATCCGCGGTTACGGAAAGTTCATAGATGCAAATCATATCGAAGTAGACTTAACAGAAGGAACTGGACAAAAGATAACGGGGAAAAAAGAGATTATCCGCTTTCAAAAATCAATTATCGCAGCAGGAAGTCAGTCAGTAAAACTTCCCTTCCTTCCCGTTGATCCACGCGTTGTAGATAGCACAGGCGCCCTACTTTTAAAATCAGTTCCCAAAAGAATGCTTGTGATTGGTGGAGGGATCATTGGTCTTGAAATGGCTACCGTTTACAGCACATTAGGCGCAAGAATTGATATTGCTGAAATGATGGACGGTCTTATGGCAGGTGCAGACAGGGATTTACAAAGAGTGTGGGAAAGAAAGAATGCACATCGCTTCGACAAAGTAATGTTAAAAACTCGCGCCTCTAAAGCAGAAGCAAAGCCAGACGGAATTCATGTTTCTTTTGAAGGAGAGAATGCTCCTTCCTCGCCAGAAGTTTATGATTTAGTATTAGTTGCGGTAGGGAGAACTCCAAACGGTAAAAAGCTTGACGCCGACAAAGCGGGAGTAGCCGTTACGGATAGAGGTTTCGTTCCAGCAGACAACCAACAAAGAACAAACGTAAGTCATATTTTTGCGATAGGCGATATCATCGGTCAACCAATGCTCGCACACAAAGCAGTTCACGAAGCACATGTGGCAGCAGAGGCAGCGTTTGGTATGAAGTCTTATTTTGATGCAAAACAAATTCCTTCCGTAGCCTACACCGACCCCGAAGTAGCGTGGGCGGGAATCACAGAGGAGCAATGCAAAGAAAAAGGAATCAAATACAAAAAAGGTCATTTCCCGTGGTCGGCAAGTGGGCGGGCAATAGCGAATACCCGCGATGAAGGTTTCACAAAACTTTTATTTGATGAAGAAACTCACCGGATCATCGGAGGAGGAATCGTGGGAACTCACGCGGGTGATTTAATCGGCGAAGTCTGTCTTGCGATTGAAATGGGAGCAGATGCAATTGACATTGGAAAAACAATTCATCCACACCCTACTCTGGGAGAATCAATCGGAATGGCAGCAGAAATTGCCCACGGAACTTGCACGGATGTGCCACCGCAGAAGAAGTAA